In the Malassezia vespertilionis chromosome 3, complete sequence genome, one interval contains:
- the dus2 gene encoding tRNA-dihydrouridine(20) synthase [NAD(P)(+)] (BUSCO:EOG092628FW; COG:J; EggNog:ENOG503NU4X) → MPSTDTERDLKRVRVDTAFFLAADPRMPDFRHGLFLAPMVRIGTLPSRLLALEYGADLVWGPEIVDRAIMGTERQVNRTTGEIEFLKENKQIFSCHPVERPRLIFQVGSSSPENAAEAVRIVTAHDDVAGVDLNCGCPKPFSTLGGMGANLLSDPDLLCEILTHMRRAAPPHVSVTAKIRLLPTQEATRALVEQIVRTRTIRALTIHCRTKNMRPREPALLDRFSEIAAHVAMVAKETGQDIPVVCNGDCFSARDVGMIRERTGATSLMLARGPEANPSCFGRRVCAATEIAPKWLQYAVYFDNPFGNTKYCMTQLAFTTTGGAGDAEKVSPLPKRELVARRAALSQAKTHEEIAHALRLSWPAEGAEQLLAHVQTTIQQQTPA, encoded by the coding sequence ATGCCCAGCACAGACACTGAGCGCGACCTGAAACGCGTGCGTGTAGATACGGCGTTTTTTCTAGCGGCAGATCCACGCATGCCAGACTTTCGCCATGGACTCTTTCTTGCGCCCATGGTACGTATCGGCACATTGCCGTCCAggcttcttgcgcttgaGTATGGCGCAGATCTTGTTTGGGGTCCCGAGATCGTCGATAGGGCCATTATGGGCACGGAGCGCCAGGTGAACCGCACCACTGGCGAAATCGAATTCCTCAAAGAAAATAAGCAAATCTTTTCCTGCCACCCCGTGGAGCGGCCCCGGCTTATTTTTCAAGTTGGTTCGTCCTCTCCAGAGAACGCAGCTGAAGCGGTCCGCATTGTCACAGCGCACGACGACGTTGCCGGCGTAGATCTGAATTGCGGCTGCCCAAAACCATTTTCTACTTTGGGCGGTATGGGCGCAAATCTGCTCAGCGATCCGGACCTCTTGTGCGAAATTCTGacgcacatgcgccgcgctgcaccgccgcaTGTCAGCGTTACGGCGAAAATACGGCTCCTACCGACACAggaagcgacgcgcgcgctaGTCGAGCAGATTGTGCGCACTCGCACCATTCGTGCCTTGACAATCCACTGCCGCACAAAAAATATGCGTCCCCGCGAGCCTGCACTGCTCGACAGGTTTAGCGAGATTGCTGCACATGTGGCGATGGTTGCAAAAGAAACAGGCCAAGATATCCCAGTCGTGTGCAATGGCGACTGTTTCAGCGCGAGAGACGTGGGGATGATTCGGGAGCGTACCGGCGCAACCAGCCTAAtgttggcgcgcggcccCGAAGCGAATCCGTCCTGTTTTGGGAGGCGTGTATGTGCAGCGACAGAGATTGCCCCCAAGTGGCTCCAATACGCAGTCTACTTTGATAATCCATTTGGGAATACAAAGTACTGCATGACGCAGCTCGCATTTACCACcacgggcggcgctggggACGCCGAGAAAGTATCCCCCCTGCCCAAACGcgagcttgtcgcgcgacgcgcggcgctcagTCAGGCCAAGACACACGAGGAAATTGCACACGCACTGCGGCTTTCATGGCCGGCGGAAGGagccgagcagctccttgcCCATGTACAGACCACGATCCAACAGCAAACACCTGCATAG
- a CDS encoding uncharacterized protein (COG:S; EggNog:ENOG503P6QQ), producing the protein MDDKTHDRRRGWRDEPRMRKSYEDRDASRGDHPSSSGRWNHGERSWQDTKGARTRRDDDDQSRSDWRAERRGAWREDRANNRRDPQWNQGRRAWPRHDRREQSPPRAHTPPPPRKEPHATPAQSTEVQTQTVDTPSEELDADQIAAMMGFGNFGSSKGKPVEENTEGYAEVRKERTWRQYMNRKGGFNRPLDKV; encoded by the exons ATGGACGACAAAACCCATGATCGGCGCAGGGGCTGGCGCGACGAaccgcgcatgcgcaaaagcTATGAAGACCGCGATGCAAGTCGCGGCGACCACCCCAGTAGTAGCGGCCGTTGGAACCATGGTGAGCGCAGTTGGCAGGACACAAaaggcgcacgcacgcgccgcgacgacgacgaccaAAGTCGCAGCGATTGGCGTGCCGAGCGAAGGGGTGCGTGGCGCGAGGATCGTGCGAATAACAGACGCGATCCTCAGTGGAATCAAGgtcggcgtgcgtggcCACGGCATGACCGCCGCGAACAAAGtccgccgcgtgcgcacaCACCCCCTCCTCCTCGAAAAGAGCCCCATGCGACGCCTGCGCAGAGCACAGAGGTGCAGACACAAACGGTAGATACCCCCTCAGAAGAGCTTGATGCCGACCAGATTGCCGCCATGATGGGATTTGGCAACTTTGGCTCGAGCAAAGGCAAGCCTGTGGAAGAGAACACGGAAGGGTATGCCGAGGTCCGGAAAGAAAGGACGTGGCGGCAATACATGAATCG CAAAGGCGGATTCAATCGGCCTCTGGACAAGGTCTAA
- a CDS encoding uncharacterized protein (TransMembrane:1 (i31-49o)) — MAGGHHHRSLKVDPSIEKWQEMRFRWTSKNTPLLIFWGFFVPGLAMYGFSKTNYQWDYTGKSWNESLLRKPPAPAAPKDDEE; from the exons ATGGCTGGCGGGCATCATCACC GTTCACTTAAGGTGGATCCCTCCATTGAAAAATGGCAGGAAATG CGCTTCCGCTGGACTTCTAAGAATACACCGCTCCTGATCTTCTGGGGCTTTTTCGTACCTGGATTGGCCATGTACGGGTTTAGCAAGACCAAC TATCAATGGGACTATACCGGGAAGTCTTGGAACGAGTCGCTCTTGCGTAAACCACcggcgcctgcagcgcccaagGATGACGAGGAATAA
- the LYS4_2 gene encoding homocitrate synthase (COG:E; EggNog:ENOG503NUMJ): MQRVNGEETQDLGESHVAVGSAVTAPKTENTALAGAQPFGASHYSDFLSNVSNFKIIESTLREGEQFANAFFDTDTKVRIAKALDEFGVDCIELTSPAASEQSRKDCETICKLGLKTKVITHIRCHMDDARIAVETGVDGVDVVMGTSKFLREYSHGKDMMYITKSAIEVIEFVKSKGIEIRFSTEDSFRSDLVDLLSIYQAVDKVGVNRVGIADTVGVANPRQVYDLVRTLRGVVGCDIECHFHNDTGCAIANAYTALEAGATHVDTSVLGIGERNGIPSLGGFIARMYAADRDYVMNKYNLKALRSVENLVADAVQVQIPFNNPVTGYCAFTHKAGIHAKAILANPSTYEILKPEDFGMSRYVSIGHRLTGWNAVKSRAQQLSLDLTDEHIKAATNRIKVMADIKDQTMEDVDAVLHVFHRAIANGQDVSHDKVFDRLLEQHNQSGAVEDETSETQAS; encoded by the coding sequence ATGCAGCGCGTTAACGGCGAGGAAACTCAAGATTTGGGTGAATCTCACGTAGCTGTTGGGAGTGCAGTGACTGCGCCCAAGACGGAGAACACTGCGCTCGCCGGCGCCCAGCCCTTTGGCGCGTCGCACTACAGCGACTTTTTGAGCAACGTCTCCAACTTCAAGATCATCGAATCTACTTTGCGCGAAGGAGAGCAGTTTGCGAACGCTTTCTTTGATACGGACACCAAGGTCCGGATTGCCAAGGCACTTGACGAGTTTGGTGTGGACTGCATCGAACTGACCTCGCCCGCGGCATCAGAGCAGAGCCGCAAAGACTGCGAGACGATCTGCAAGCTTGGCCTGAAGACCAAGGTTATTACCCATATTCGGTGCCACATGGAcgatgcacgcatcgcTGTAGAGACCGGCGTAGACGGCGTGGATGTCGTCATGGGCACGTCCAAGTTCCTCCGCGAGTACTCGCACGGTAAGGACATGATGTACATCACCAAGTCTGCGATTGAGGTGATTGAATTTGTGAAGAGCAAAGGCATAGAAATCCGCTTTTCTACCGAAGACTCGTTCCGTTCCGATTTGGTCGATCTCCTTAGCATCTACCAGGCAGTGGACAAGGTCGGTGTGAACCGTGTGGGTATTGCCGACACGGTCGGTGTTGCAAATCCCCGCCAGGTGTACGACCTGGTGCGTACTCTTCGCGGCGTAGTCGGCTGTGACATTGAATGCCACTTCCACAACGACACAGGCTGTGCCATTGCAAATGCCTATactgcgctcgaggccgGCGCTACCCACGTTGACACGTCCGTGCTTGGCATTGGTGAGCGCAACGGTATTCCCAGTCTTGGTGGTTTCATTGCGCGTATGTACGCCGCGGACCGTGATTATGTCATGAACAAGTATAACctcaaggcgctgcgcagcgtagAGAACCTTGTCGCGGACGCCGTCCAGGTCCAAATTCCTTTTAACAACCCTGTGACAGGCTACTGTGCCTTCACGCACAAGGCTGGCATTCACGCCAAAGCGATCCTCGCAAATCCAAGCACCTACGAAATCCTCAAGCCCGAAGACTTTGGTATGAGCCGCTACGTTTCCATTGGCCACCGTCTCACCGGCTGGAATGCCGTCAAaagccgtgcgcagcagcttAGTCTCGACCTCACCGACGAGCATATCAAGGCTGCGACGAACCGTATTAAGGTCATGGCCGACATTAAGGACCAGACGATGGAGGATGTCGATGCCGTGCTCCACGTTTTCCACCGCGCGATTGCGAACGGCCAGGATGTTAGTCACGACAAGGTGTTTGACCGCCTTTTGGAGCAACATAACCAGTCGGGTGCTGTAGAGGATGAGACGTCCGAGACACAGGCTTCATAA
- a CDS encoding uncharacterized protein (TransMembrane:12 (i72-91o103-127i139-163o193-213i225-243o263-287i296-318o356-378i390-409o421-443i464-483o495-515i); COG:P; EggNog:ENOG503NV60), producing MDDGAVSSSKNAVDDGIVECESSLEEQHKQISQTPPPKARRNRFTRWLHYLEWNGVEPVPEEQQTQRSIWKIALIWLSVNINILSFSTGTLPPLEGMGLRSSFYTIVGFILPSSIVPAYFCTFGPRLGMRQMIHARYSFGYFGSSIIALAIVFSGLCYTILYVTSDEKKTDSRNAILAGETLQAASPWHGDHYALSSVVGIVIITVIAFLISICGIRVLHFIERYLWIPIVISFAILAGEAKASAQGLHTVHHEPKPATRQILGMGVLFVGFQLSYAGMASDVSLYLHRCASSTKLFIACLITFALPSCCIIMLGAAFGASAQTIPEWNELLLSNPSPGPLINYVLTSHLGNFGNFLTVLLAFSAIGNMALSFYFISVDFQIILPLLAKLPRFCMPLIAFSITLPVAIVGRNTFYDTLSNLASIIAYWTALYCGVVLADHIVIRRLQFSSYDPAIYNQWQKLPPGMAALGACILSLGLVIPFIDQTWFEGPLASALGDLGFEIGIVLSFVLYLLLRPLEMYIFKR from the exons ATGGACGATGGCGCAGTCTCTTCGTCGAAGAATGCTGTAGACGATGGTATCGTGGAGTGTGAAAGTTCGCTTGAGgagcagcacaagcagaTCTCTCAAACACCCCCGCCgaaagcgcggcgcaatcgATTCACACGCTGGCTACACTACCTTGAATGGAATGGCGTTGAGCCAGTGCCCGAAGAGCAACAGACCCAGAGAAGTATCTGGAAAATAGCTTTAATATGGCTCAGCGTGAACATTAACA TCTTGTCGTTCTCTACCGGAACATTGCCTCCCCTGGAAGGCATGGGTCTGCGCTCCAGTTTTTATACCATTGTTGGCTTTATCCTGCCGAGCAGTATTGTACCTGCATACTTTTGCACGTTTGGTCCCCGTCTGGGAATGCGGCAGATGATTCACGCGCGGTATTCGTTTGGGTACTTTGGCAGTAGCATCATTGCGCTCGCTATTGTATTTTCCGGCTTGTGCTACACAATTCTGTACGTGACGAGCGATGAAAAAAAAACTGATTCCAGGAACGCCATCCTCGCCGGTGAAACGCTACAGGCAGCATCTCCATGGCATGGCGACCACTATGCCTTATCGAGTGTAGTCGGGATTGTGATCATAACCGTCATTGCGTTCCTGATCTCGATTTGCGGCATCCGTGTCCTGCACTTCATCGAGCGCTACCTGTGGATTCCGATCGTGATAAGTTTTGCTATTCTTGCTGGCGAGGCAAAAGCATCGGCACAAGGGCTGCACACAGTGCACCACGAGCCGAAaccagcgacgcgccagATTCTCGGCATGGGCGTGTTATTTGTCGGGTTCCAACTCTCGTATGCGGGCATGGCGTCAGACGTGAGTTTGTACTTGCACCGttgcgcctcgtccacgaAGCTGTTCATTGCATGCCTGATTACCTTTGCTCTGCCATCCTGCTGTATTATcatgcttggcgcagcgtttGGCGCTTCTGCACAGACCATCCCCGAGTGGAACGAGCTGCTTTTAAGCAACCCATCACCTGGCCCCCTTATTAATTACGTGCTTACATCACATCTGGGCAACTTTGGCAACTTTCTGACCGTGCTCTTGGCGTTCTCGGCGATTGGCAACATGGCCCTCTCGTTCTACTTTATTAGCGTCGACTTTCAAATTATtctgccgctgctcgccaaactgccgcgcttctgcaTGCCCCTCATTGCATTTTCCATTACGCTTCCTGTCGCTATCGTGGGGCGCAATACATTCTATGATACCCTGAGCAATTTGGCCAGCATTATTGCGTACTGGACAGCGCTGTACTGCGGAGTTGTCCTGGCCGACCACATTGTGATCCGGCGGCTGCAATTCAGCTCGTACGATCCTGCAATCTACAATCAATGGCAAAAGCTTCCGCCGGGCATGGCAGCACTGGGCGCCTGCATTCTTTCGTTGGGATTGGTCATCCCTTTTATCGACCAAACATGGTTCGAAGGACCGttggcaagcgccttgGGCGACTTGGGATTTGAAATCGGCATTGTCCTCAGTTTTGTGCTATACCTGCTGCTACGACCCTTGGAGATGTATATTTTTAAGCGCTAG
- a CDS encoding uncharacterized protein (EggNog:ENOG503NWB0; BUSCO:EOG09260GR8; COG:Z; TransMembrane:1 (o1563-1585i)), whose product MHHLQQLWKARVSAYEELARTFAQTAAENDPVIAEYVRQPDVLRAMVLDANAAAQEKGVEAVKAFVQYGGRAAGTTREAVLPALAEKCLGSMRTGTRNASLELLMLYIEKEDAEGCDGALENITATFSAKQPKTVAANVAAVKDIVRDFGTQHVNVRGVVKRIPDIFAHADKNVRAEGVQLAIELHKYMGPALTPILSQLKDIQAKELEARFAEADQLGDPRTTRFLVSHQPTEEPQAVDTEAAEEAETLETELSAAPSPVDPYEMVEPVDVLQSKKLKPNVLTLLTSSKWQERLEALESLHAALTESPRLVPDPGLEEYVQALQLRLQKDVNINVAMQTCRCLEALADGLCSDGARYLFVLPCVLEKLKERKPAHVETVSSTLDALFRSGTLSDVLDPIQGVASHKNPAVRAGAMRFLARCLQNTTTMPNAAELKAIATNLLEAMNDGAGDVRDAGATGLGTLRALVGERPIAAYMETLDDIKKAKVEEEAKHVTVKAVKAAGGKAAEANAPKANAPKANAPKADAPRADAPRANAPKADAPKANAPNANAPKAKPLPKPHQVPTPPRPNGSSLPKAGIPSQPSQPAPTQHRMQPKASVADDRVKFKHSPEDAEPLLEHLVPTPLQTQLASTNWKERLDGAQALSTFCTTHAETLDTELYARFLAKRPGWKESNFQVLGEIYRSLQTLAQHSPTFGRACAALTIPPLCEKLGDAKLKSVAGETLLLYAEATGLGFVLLRAMPTLQQIKAPKAQADAIAWFEHALLAFGTPGVDIRATMQFLLACLKSANAGVRGNASKAVGSLAKFCGSSLTSLLSDLNPQLRASLEAEIAANAGNAPSPTRLVRGATCEPSATPDVPTAVPTTDAPLDDALEQSIPRADIDAILPKPALAQLNDVNWKVRKESIEAVQHALEAHPRLKGSLANLVAPLKPRFADTNIMVRMSALAITTQLAAGMRASFEPYARALVPPVVQVLADAKVPLRAAAASALTAMYEHIGLAPMVPPMGPVLDGKSANPTLRQDLYTWLLERMESAVPDAHVDLSALAPSVIASLDDRAGGVRKAAQTLLPFLVARTGYQALVEQCSTLKPASRTTAMPLLDAARTKALSLGAPAVQRAPLAKAAPRARLPAPQPALAPRTPMRQSTAVNRALRAPASVQTAAPAAAPPAKPALFTSDARHKLQREKSSGRVLFVAVDGTIRPAHVDQLEQQMAAAAPVALVASLFCKEHEYLGALATLLEFLNGAQLSEQDVAERAAANADLLVKYVCLRLLDKNTSVALKSLEVLTALQSALVRASYHFTDTEALALFLALVQKMGDVKAVFRERVREHVRTMTLLFPPSRLFSMLLEHGTTSKNARTRAESLQEIEYLFAKHGLAVCTPPKAFPHLAKLIGDRDSAVRQCALQVLAEAFKLGGNAVWQMLGPLPLKDESMLAERLKRTAAHASPRAESKSALPVPKTPKSARRSMAEALPHEPLQSASPKSDDFHALAAQIQRGDVDESICALKHAQELIQQGITAHALGPLADAMVLALERAEGAAEMHPRYSKHALQTVLVMLEAQRADAMLTASAVQALLFVLLTCLLHVAKDERAEAQTLSKHLNAVVLRVLSTCDANAVFAASFALLADATKDMEALHDAALDRATRYAELVIKCLWKIARKLPGMLQAQQVHCPSLLATVEHFLQAMPPVEWGRRAQRHVALRDIPLITATNVLKQVIDALGEEALTMLDTLLDPEGSHVYRYLLRLLYAEEIQQEAEVQPERAPPQEDAKDTQDAQTATLRRIFDRISQKDQSRAAIRELYEFQKLHPNKQSHIDRSLQKTGPIFQRYIKRALANHTAEDTGERLASASTPPNGAVDTRLAELKAKFRIDSDQERAPDRSKRMSMSTEALRQRLASMRTE is encoded by the coding sequence ATGCACCACTTACAACAGCTCTGGAAAGCAAGAGTCTCCGCGTACGAAGAGCTCGCACGCACCTTTGCGCAAACCGCTGCAGAGAACGACCCCGTTATTGCAGAGTACGTGCGGCAGCCAgatgtgctgcgtgcaatgGTACTTGATGCAAatgccgcagcgcaagagAAAGGGGTTGAGGCAGTAAAGGCATTTGTACAATACGGCGGCCGCGCTGCGGGAACTACGCGCGAGGCTGTGCTCCCTGCCCTGGCGGAAAAATGTCTCGGTTCAATGCGTACAGGGACCCGCAATGCATCATTAGAACTCCTGATGCTGTACATTGAGAAGGAAGACGCAGAAGGATGCGATGGTGCGCTGGAAAACATCACCGCGACGTTTTCCGCCAAGCAGCCCAAGACCGTGGCGGCGAATGTCGCAGCCGTCAAAgacattgtgcgcgactttgGCACACAGCATGTGAATGTGCGTGGCGTTGTGAAGCGTATTCCTGATattttcgcgcacgccgacaAGAATGTGCGTGCAGAGGGTGTACAGCTCGCGATTGAACTGCACAAGTACATGGGCCCCGCACTAACTCCCATCTTGTCGCAGCTCAAGGATATCCAGGCCAAGGAGCTGGAAGCTAGGTTTGCAGAGGCCGACCAGCTCGGCGACCcacgcacgacgcgcttcCTAGTGTCACACCAGCCTACCGAAGAGCCCCAAGCTGTCGACACCGAGGCAGCAGAAGAAGCAGAAACACTGGAAACCGagctcagcgccgcgccttcTCCCGTCGATCCATACGAGATGGTTGAGCCTGTAGACGTGCTGCAAAGCAAGAAACTAAAACCAAACGTGCTCACGTTGCTCACATCGTCCAAGTGGCAGGAACGTCTCGAGGCTCTCGagtcgctgcacgccgcctTGACCGAATCGCCGCGCCTTGTACCTGATCCTGGCCTGGAAGAGTACGtacaagcgctgcagctgcggctCCAAAAAGATGTAAACATTAACGTTGCGATGCAGACGTGTCGATGCTTGGAAGCACTCGCCGATGGACTTTGCAGtgacggcgcgcggtacCTCTTTGTACTCCCATGCGTACTCGAAAAGCTCAAGGAACGCAAACCCGCGCACGTCGAGACTGTCTCGAGTACATTGGACGCCCTTTTTCGTAGCGGCACACTTTCCGATGTACTGGATCCAATTCAAGGCGTGGCATCGCATAAAAACCCAGCAgtgcgcgctggcgccaTGCGGTTTCTTGCTCGGTGCTTGCAAAACACAACGACGATGCCGAATGCCGCAGAGTTAAAGGCAATAGCTACCAATCTACTCGAGGCGATGAATGACGGTGCTGgcgatgtgcgcgatgcaggcgctaCAGGACTCGGGACATTGCGTGCTTTGGTGGGCGAGCGACCCATTGCTGCGTATATGGAGACGCTGGACGATATCAAGAAGGCCAAGGTCGAGGAAGAAGCAAAGCATGTGACAGTGAAGGCAGTAAAAGCGGCGGGGGGCAAAGCGGCGGAGGCCAATGCACCAAAGGCCAATGCACCAAAAGCCAATGCACCAAAGGCCGACGCACCAAGGGCCGACGCACCAAGGGCCAATGCACCAAAGGCCGACGCACCAAAGGCCAATGCACCAAATGCTAACGCGCCAAAGGCCAAACCTCTCCCCAAACCTCATCAAGTGCCCAcaccgccgcggcccaACGGATCCTCGCTACCCAAAGCCGGCATTCCCTCCCAGCCTTCACAACCAGCACCTACACAGCACCGTATGCAGCCCAAAGCATCCGTCGCGGACGACCGCGTCAAGTTCAAGCACAGCCCCGAAGAcgccgagccgctgctggagcaTCTCGTCCCTACTCCCCTGCAAACCCAACTCGCAAGCACCAACTGGAAAGAGCGCCTGGACGGTGCACAAGCGCTTTCCACCTTTTGCACAACACATGCCGAGACCCTTGACACCGAGCTCTATGCCCGTTTTCTCGCGAAACGCCCCGGCTGGAAAGAAAGCAACTTCCAAGTACTTGGCGAAATATACCGCTCTTTGCAGACCCTTGCCCAGCATTCCCCCACCTTTggtcgtgcgtgcgccgcgctgaCGATCCCCCCCCTGTGCGAAAAGCTCGGGGATGCGAAGCTCAAAAGCGTGGCCGGCGAGACGCTTCTTCTCTACGCCGAAGCCACCGGTCTTGGCTTTGTCCTGCTTCGCGCCATGCCCACGCTACAGCAAATCAAAGCGCCCAAAGCCCAAGCGGATGCAATCGCATGGTTCGAGCACGCCCTACTTGCATTTGGCACGCCCGGCGTTGATATCCGCGCGACCATGCAGTTTTTGTTGGCGTGCCTTAAATCCGCCAATGCTGGCGTGCGTGGAAATGCAAGCAAAGCGGTGGGCTCGCTTGCCAAATTTTGCGGCTCGTCGCTCACGAGCCTGCTGAGCGACTTGAATCCGCAACTGCGCGCGAGTCTCGAGGCAGAGATCGCGGCAAATGCAGGCAATGCGCCCTCGCCTACACGacttgtgcgcggcgcaacgtGTGAGCCTAGCGCCACGCCTGACGTTCCCACCGCCGTCCCCACCACCGACGCCCCTTTAGACGACGCGCTAGAGCAGAGCATACCCCGCGCCGACATCGACGCGATCCTCCCCAAaccagcgcttgcacagctcaACGATGTTAACTGGAAAGTACGCAAAGAATCGATCGAAGCGGTGCAGCACGCATTGGAGGCACATCCGCGCCTCAAAGGCTCGCTCGCGAACCTGGTCGCGCCTCTCAagccgcgctttgccgaTACCAATATCATGGTCCGCATGTCGGCGCTTGCCATCACcacgcagcttgccgctggcatgcgcgcatcctTCGAGCCgtacgcgcgtgcgctcgtgcCCCCCGTTGTGCAAGTCCTTGCGGATGCCAaagtgccgctgcgcgcagccgcagccaGCGCCTTGACGGCGATGTATGAGCACATTGGCCTTGCGCCGATGGTGCCGCCGATGGGCCCCGTTCTCGATGGCAAGAGCGCCAACCCCACGCTCCGTCAAGACTTGTACACTTggctcctcgagcgcatggaaAGCGCCGTGCCCGACGCACATGTAGACCTCAGCGCGCTGGCTCCTTCGGTCATTGCGTCGCTCGACGATCGTGCTGGCGGCGTACGCAAGGCTGCACAGACCCTCTTGCCTTTCCTTGTCGCCCGGACAGGGTACCAAGCACTAGTCGAGCAGTGCAGTACGCTAAAgcccgcgtcgcgcactaCTGCCATGCCGctcctcgacgccgcgcgcacgaaAGCCTTGTCGTTGGGAGCGCCTGCCGTGCAGCGGGCGCCGTTGGCGAaggctgcgccgcgcgcgcgcctgcctgcgccgcagcctgCACTTGCGCCACGTACGCCAATGCGGCAAAGTACAGCGGTGAATcgtgcgttgcgcgcgccggcttCTGTACAAACAGCTGCccccgccgccgcgccgccggccaAGCCTGCGTTGTTCAccagcgatgcgcgccacAAACTccagcgcgaaaaaagcaGCGGCCGCGTCTTGTTTGTCGCTGTGGACGGCACCATTCGTCCCGCGCAcgtcgaccagctcgagcagcaaatggcggcggcagcgcctgtggcgcttgtcgcgTCACTCTTTTGCAAAGAGCACGAGTATCTTGGGGCTCTTGCGACGCTCCTCGAATTCCTcaacggcgcgcagctctcGGAGCAAGACGTGGCCGAACGCGCGGCAGCGAACGCGGACTTGCTGGTCAAGTATGTGTGCCTGCGCTTGCTAGACAAGAATacgagcgtcgcgctgaAGAGTTTGGAGGTGCTCACTGCACTGCAAAGTGCACTAGTCCGTGCCTCGTACCATTTCACCGACACAGAGGCCCTTGCCcttttccttgcgcttgtccaAAAGATGGGCGATGTCAAGGCTGTATTTCgcgagcgtgtgcgcgagcaTGTGCGAACCATGACGCTGCTCTTTCCTCCAAGCCGCCTTTTTTCCATGCTCCTTGAGCACGGCACGACGTCCAagaatgcacgcacgcgcgcagaatCGCTCCAGGAGATCGAGTATCTGTTTGCGAAGCATGGCCTTGCGGTGTGCACACCGCCCAAAGCCTTCCCGCACCTCGCCAAGCTTATTGGCGATCGCGATAGTGCCGTGCGACAGTGCGCGTTGCAGGTCTTGGCCGAGGCGTTCAAGCTTGGCGGGAACGCCGTGTGGCAGATGCTCGGCCCGCTGCCGCTTAAAGACGAGTCGATGCTTGCGGAGCGCCTTAAGcgcactgcggcgcacgcatcgccgcgcgccgagtccaAGAGCGCACTGCCCGTGCCCAAGACgccaaaaagcgcgcggcggtcCATGGCGGAGGCACTGCCACACGAGCCGCTGCAATCTGCCTCGCCCAAAAGCGATGAtttccacgcgctcgccgcgcagatcCAGCGTGGTGATGTAGACGAAAGCATCTGCGCGCTCAAGCACGCCCAGGAATTGATCCAACAAGGCATTACGGCACATGCCCTCGGCCCCCTTGCCGACGCCATGGttcttgcgctggagcgtgcCGAAGGCGCGGCGGAAATGCACCCGCGGTACAGTAAGCATGCACTCCAGACCGTGCTGGTGATGCttgaggcgcagcgcgccgacgccatGCTCACTGCATCTGCCGTTCAGGCGCTCCTGTTTGTGCTGCTTACCTGTTTGCTCCACGTCGCAAAAGACGAGCGCGCGGAGGCGCAGACATTGTCCAAGCACCTAAACGCCGTCGTCCTCCGCGTCTTGTCTACGTGCGATGCCAATGCCGTCTTCGCGGCAAGCTTTGCCCTCTTGGCCGACGCGACCAAAGACatggaggcgctgcacgatgcggcgctcgatcgAGCGACGCGGTATGCCGAACTCGTCATCAAATGCTTGTGGAAGATTGCTAGGAAACTACCGGGGatgctgcaggcgcagcaagTCCACTGTCCGTCGCTCCTGGCCACCGTGGAGCACTTTCTCCAAGCCATGCCCCCGGTGGAGTGGGGCaggcgcgcacagcggcaTGTCGCACTGCGCGATATCCCGCTCATCACCGCGACAAATGTACTGAAACAAGTAATCGATGCACTCGGCGAAGAGGCACTCACAATGCTCGACACGCTCTTGGATCCCGAAGGCAGCCACGTATACCGCTActtgctgcgcctcctgTACGCAGAAGAGATCCAGCAGGAGGCAGAGGTGCAGcccgagcgcgcgccgccgcaagaAGACGCCAAAGACACGCAGGACGCGCAaacagcgacgctgcgccgcatcttCGACCGCATCTCGCAGAAGGACcagtcgcgcgcggcaattCGCGAGCTGTACGAGTTCCAAAAGCTGCATCCGAACAAGCAGAGCCATATCGACCGCAGCCTCCAAAAGACGGGCCCCATCTTCCAGCGGTACatcaagcgcgcgctcgcaaaTCACACCGCAGAAGATACGGGCGAGCGTTTGGCGAGCGCTTCAACGCCGCCGAACGGCGCAGTCGACACGCGCCTCGCGGAACTCAAGGCCAAGTTCCGCATAGACTCCGATcaggagcgcgcgccggaccGCTCCAAGCGCATGTCCATGTCCACCGAAGCGCtccgccagcgcctcgcgtcgatgcgcacCGAATAG